One genomic segment of Pongo abelii isolate AG06213 chromosome 13, NHGRI_mPonAbe1-v2.0_pri, whole genome shotgun sequence includes these proteins:
- the LOC100174654 gene encoding aldehyde dehydrogenase X, mitochondrial precursor (The RefSeq protein has 1 substitution compared to this genomic sequence), giving the protein MLRFLAPRLLSLQGRTARYSSAAALPSPILNPDIPYNQLFINNEWQDAVSKKTFPTVNPTTGEVIGHVAEGDRADVDRAVKAAREAFRLGSPWRRMDASERGRLLNCLADLVERDRVYLASLETLDNGKPFQESYALDLDEVIKVYRYFAGWADKWHGKTIPMDGQHFCFTRHEPIGVCGQIIPWNFPLVMQGWKLAPALATGNTVVMKVAEQTPLSALYLASLIKEAGFPPGVVNIITGYGPTAGAAIAQHMDVDKVAFTGSTEVGHLIQKAAGDSNLKRVTLELGGKSPSIVLADADMEHAVEQCHEALFFNMGQCCCAGSRTFVEESIYNEFLERTVEKAKQRKVGNPFELDTQQGPQVDKEQFERVLGYIQLGQKEGAKLLCGGERFGERGFFIKPTVFGGVQDDMRIAKEEIFGPVQPLFKFKKMEEVIERANTTRYGLAAAVFTRDLDKAMYFTQALQAGTVWVNTYNIVTCHTPFGGFKESGNGRELGEDGLKAYTEVKTVTIKVPQKNS; this is encoded by the coding sequence ATGCTGCGCTTCCTGGCACCCCGGCTGCTTAGCCTCCAGGGCAGGACCGCCCGCTACTCCTCGGCAGCAGCGCTCCCAAGCCCCATTCTGAACCCAGACATCCCCTACAACCAGCTGTTCATCAACAACGAATGGCAAGATGCAGTCAGCAAGAAGACCTTCCCGACGGTCAACCCTACCACCGGGGAGGTCATCGGGCACGTGGCTGAAGGTGACCGGGCTGATGTGGATCGGGCTGTGAAAGCAGCCCGGGAAGCCTTCCGCCTGGGGTCCCCATGGCGCCGGATGGATGCCTCTGAGCGGGGCCGGCTGCTGAACTGCCTGGCAGACCTAGTGGAGCGGGATCGAGTCTACTTGGCCTCACTGGAGACCTTGGACAATGGGAAGCCTTTCCAAGAGTCTTACGCCTTGGACTTGGATGAGGTCATCAAGGTGTATCGGTACTTTGCTGGCTGGGCTGACAAGTGGCATGGCAAGACCATCCCCATGGATGGCCAGCATTTCTGCTTCACCCGGCATGAGCCCATTGGTGTCTGTGGCCAGATCATCCCATGGAACTTCCCCTTGGTCATGCAGGGTTGGAAACTTGCCCCGGCACTCGCCACAGGCAACACTGTGGTTATGAAGGTGGCAGAGCAGACCCCCCTCTCTGCCCTGTATTTGGCCTCCCTCATCAAGGAGGCGGGCTTTCCCCCTGGGGTGGTGAACATCATTACGGGCTATGGCCCAACAGCAGGTGCGGCCATTGCACAGCACATGGATGTTGACAAAGTTGCCTTCACCGGTTCCACCGAGGTGGGCCATCTGATCCAGAAAGCAGCTGGTGATTCCAACCTCAAGAGAGTCACCCTGGAGCTGGGTGGTAAGAGCCCCAGCATCGTGCTGGCCGATGCTGACATGGAGCATGCCGTGGAGCAGTGCCACGAAGCCCTGTTCTTCAACATGGGCCAGTGCTGCTGTGCTGGCTCCCGGACCTTCGTGGAAGAATCCATCTACAATGAGTTTCTCGAGAGAACCGTGGAGAAAGCAAAGCAGAGGAAAGTGGGGAACCCCTTTGAGCTGGACACCCAGCAGGGGCCTCAGGTGGACAAGGAGCAGTTTGAACGAGTCCTAGGCTACATCCAGCTTGGCCAGAAGGAGGGCGCAAAACTCCTCTGTGGCGGAGAGCGTTTCGGGGAGCGTGGTTTCTTCATCAAGCCTACTGTCTTTGGTGGCGTGCAGGATGACATGAGAATTGCCAAAGAGGAGATCTTTGGGCCTGTGCAGCCCCTGTTCAAGTTCAAGAAGATGGAGGAGGTGATTGAGAGGGCCAACAACACCAGGTATGGCCTGGCTGCGGCTGTGTTCACCCGGGATCTGGACAAGGCCATGTACTTCACCCAGGCACTCCAGGCCGGGACCGTGTGGGTAAACACCTACAACATCGTCACCTGCCACACGCCATTTGGAGGGTTTAAGGAATCTGGAAATGGGAGGGAGCTGGGTGAGGATGGGCTTAAGGCCTACACAGAGGTGAAGACGGTCACCATCAAGGTTCCTCAGAAGAACTCGTAA